A DNA window from Vicinamibacterales bacterium contains the following coding sequences:
- a CDS encoding TonB-dependent receptor, with protein sequence MALLCVTAGSAAAQPSAQAVSGVIRDSSGAGVPGATIRVVGLDTTASVEATSDGDGRYGTAAVAPGRYRVEVRVAGFEGVDRQIVVTDAPAVGVDVTLTPSQLSESVVVTARRVEEAAQDVPIPLSVVDGRHVNDTGAFNVNRLKELLPTVQFYSTNPRNSAVNIRGLGAPFGLTNDGLESGVGLYVDGVFYARPAAATLDFLDVERIEVLRGPQGTLFGKNTTAGAINVTTRKPSFTREADVELSTGDVGFLQVKASASGPIARTVAGRVSFSGTQRDGTVFNTRTQSAVNDLDNLGLRGQLLVTPSSTVAVTVVLDHTRQRPDGYTQVVAGVAPTERPLNRQYAQIAADLGYAVPSFNAFDRLTDVDSPLRSFQDLGGVSTNLDWTVGRGLVTSTAAWRYWNWDPSSDRDFIGLPVTTISAAPSRQRQWTQEVRYALSLSPSLAVVAGGFGFHQTIVSDPSFTQEQGAAAARFLLAPTAAAATPGLLDGYGYHQVVDYADTSAAVFGQATWSLGSRLRVLPGLRVNYDQKKVEFDQQVYGGLQTTDPALIALQQSIFAPQAYAADVSDTNLSGQLTVQYTPAPRATAYVTYATGFKPVGLNLNGLPTDADNRPILSTAVVKPEDTHNVEAGVKTAAFRGVTANLAVFDTTVRNFQTQVTNGDVGVIRGYLANADRVLVRGAELDATAHLGRRWSAIAAATYTDGRYVSFPDAPPPLEETGGPQIKDISGTPLPGISRWAWSTGTEYQHPLALRGLEGLGFAALDVSSRSSFSSSASYSRYLVVPGYALLNARIGFRATHAWSVSLWSRNLLNKDYYELLNAAPGNTGLFVGQPGDARQVGVSLRVALGSARP encoded by the coding sequence TTGGCTCTCCTCTGCGTGACGGCCGGCTCCGCCGCCGCGCAGCCCTCCGCGCAGGCTGTTTCAGGAGTGATCCGCGACAGCTCCGGTGCCGGCGTTCCCGGCGCGACCATCCGGGTGGTCGGCCTCGACACGACCGCCAGCGTGGAGGCGACGAGCGATGGCGACGGCCGCTATGGAACCGCCGCGGTGGCTCCGGGGCGTTATCGCGTGGAAGTGCGGGTCGCGGGATTCGAAGGGGTCGACCGGCAGATCGTGGTGACGGACGCACCCGCAGTCGGCGTCGACGTGACGCTGACGCCGTCGCAGCTGTCCGAGTCGGTCGTGGTGACAGCGCGGCGGGTGGAAGAAGCGGCCCAGGACGTGCCCATCCCGCTGTCGGTCGTCGATGGACGGCACGTGAACGACACCGGCGCCTTCAACGTGAACCGGTTGAAGGAACTGCTGCCGACAGTGCAGTTCTATTCGACGAACCCGCGCAATTCGGCGGTCAACATCCGCGGACTCGGGGCGCCGTTCGGGCTGACCAACGACGGCCTCGAATCGGGCGTCGGCCTCTACGTGGACGGCGTCTTCTACGCGCGCCCGGCCGCGGCCACGCTGGACTTCCTGGACGTCGAGCGGATCGAGGTCCTGCGCGGACCGCAGGGCACGTTGTTCGGCAAGAACACCACCGCCGGCGCCATCAACGTGACGACGCGCAAACCGTCGTTCACACGTGAAGCCGACGTCGAGCTCAGCACCGGCGACGTGGGATTCCTCCAGGTCAAGGCATCCGCATCCGGGCCGATCGCCCGCACGGTTGCGGGCCGGGTGTCGTTTTCGGGAACGCAACGTGACGGGACGGTGTTCAACACGCGGACGCAGAGCGCCGTGAACGATCTCGACAATCTCGGCCTGCGCGGCCAGCTTCTCGTTACTCCGTCCAGCACAGTCGCGGTGACGGTAGTGCTCGACCACACCCGCCAGCGTCCCGACGGCTACACGCAGGTCGTTGCCGGCGTGGCGCCGACCGAGCGGCCGCTCAACCGGCAGTACGCGCAGATTGCCGCGGATCTCGGCTACGCCGTGCCGTCGTTCAACGCCTTCGATCGTCTGACCGACGTCGACTCGCCTCTGCGGTCGTTCCAGGATCTCGGAGGCGTTTCGACAAACCTCGACTGGACGGTCGGCCGCGGCCTGGTGACCTCGACCGCCGCCTGGCGCTACTGGAACTGGGACCCGTCGAGCGATCGCGACTTCATCGGCCTGCCCGTGACGACGATCTCGGCGGCGCCGTCGCGACAACGGCAGTGGACGCAGGAAGTCCGCTACGCTCTGTCGCTGTCCCCCTCGCTGGCCGTCGTCGCCGGTGGATTCGGCTTCCATCAGACGATCGTGTCGGATCCTTCGTTCACCCAGGAACAAGGCGCTGCCGCGGCGCGTTTCCTCCTGGCGCCCACCGCGGCGGCGGCCACGCCAGGGCTGCTCGACGGTTACGGGTATCACCAGGTCGTGGACTATGCCGACACGTCCGCCGCGGTCTTCGGGCAGGCGACGTGGTCACTCGGCTCCCGCTTGCGGGTCTTGCCGGGGCTGCGTGTCAACTACGATCAGAAGAAGGTCGAGTTCGATCAGCAGGTCTACGGCGGTCTGCAGACAACCGATCCAGCGCTGATTGCGCTGCAGCAATCAATTTTCGCTCCACAGGCGTATGCCGCCGACGTCAGCGACACGAACCTCTCCGGTCAGTTGACCGTGCAATACACGCCGGCGCCGCGAGCGACGGCCTACGTGACCTATGCGACGGGCTTCAAGCCGGTCGGCCTCAACCTCAATGGGCTGCCGACCGATGCCGACAACCGGCCGATCCTCTCGACGGCAGTTGTCAAGCCGGAGGATACGCACAACGTCGAAGCCGGTGTGAAGACGGCAGCCTTCCGCGGGGTGACGGCCAATCTTGCGGTGTTCGACACGACCGTGCGGAACTTTCAGACGCAAGTTACCAACGGCGACGTCGGCGTGATCCGTGGCTACCTCGCCAACGCCGACAGAGTTCTCGTCCGCGGCGCGGAGCTCGATGCGACCGCGCACCTCGGGCGTCGCTGGTCGGCGATCGCGGCAGCAACTTACACCGACGGCCGCTACGTGTCGTTTCCGGATGCGCCGCCGCCGCTCGAAGAGACGGGCGGTCCGCAGATCAAGGACATCTCCGGAACGCCGCTGCCCGGGATCTCACGCTGGGCGTGGTCGACCGGAACGGAATACCAGCACCCGCTCGCGCTTCGAGGGCTCGAGGGGCTGGGGTTCGCCGCGCTCGACGTGAGCAGCCGTTCGTCGTTCTCGTCGAGTGCGTCGTATTCGCGCTATCTGGTCGTGCCGGGCTACGCGCTGCTCAACGCGCGAATCGGCTTCCGGGCGACGCACGCGTGGTCGGTGAGTCTCTGGTCGCGCAATCTCTTGAACAAGGACTACTACGAGCTCCTGAACGCGGCGCCGGGGAACACCGGCCTGTTCGTCGGTCAGCCGGGCGATGCGCGCCAGGTCGGCGTCTCACTCCGGGTTGCACTTGGGAGTGCGCGCCCCTGA
- a CDS encoding sigma-54 dependent transcriptional regulator, protein MSQRISRMPPRDLASHLGDGEPRIGDERLIGGDTGLAAVMSRARLVSRSGAPVLLFGETGTGKEIVARAIHEHSPFRAGVFRRVNCGAIAPELIDSELFGHEQGAFTGATARRKGWFEQADGGTLFLDEIGELSLAAQVRLLRVVQDSEVMRVGGERPVHVHVRIVAATHRDLPAMVERQAFREDLYYRLSVFPIVIPPLRDRPGDVRAFAEYFAERAADRFGLKRIPASDEDVRILSEYQWPGNVREMAAVMDRAVLIGQGRALDVTAALGHAARPTPASAPGPTGAAATTIEPLDVVVSRHIQAAVQTTHGRIEGPHGAARLLRINPHTLRARMRKLKISWSSFRPQKN, encoded by the coding sequence ATGAGCCAGCGTATTTCACGGATGCCGCCACGCGACCTCGCGTCGCACCTGGGCGACGGCGAACCGCGTATCGGCGACGAACGGCTGATCGGGGGGGACACCGGCCTCGCCGCCGTGATGAGCCGGGCGCGGCTGGTGTCACGAAGCGGCGCGCCCGTGTTGCTGTTCGGAGAAACCGGCACCGGCAAGGAAATCGTTGCCCGCGCCATTCACGAACACTCCCCGTTCCGCGCCGGGGTGTTCCGCCGGGTCAACTGCGGCGCGATTGCGCCCGAGTTAATCGATTCCGAACTGTTCGGGCATGAGCAGGGCGCGTTCACCGGGGCCACGGCGCGTCGCAAGGGCTGGTTCGAACAGGCGGACGGCGGGACGCTCTTCCTCGACGAAATCGGCGAACTGTCGCTGGCCGCGCAGGTGCGGCTGCTGAGGGTCGTTCAGGACAGCGAGGTCATGCGGGTGGGTGGCGAGCGTCCCGTTCACGTGCACGTTCGGATCGTCGCCGCGACGCATCGCGACCTGCCGGCGATGGTCGAACGGCAGGCGTTTCGCGAGGATCTCTACTATCGGCTGTCTGTCTTTCCGATCGTGATTCCGCCCCTGCGCGATCGCCCTGGCGACGTTCGCGCGTTCGCCGAGTATTTCGCCGAGCGGGCTGCCGACCGTTTCGGCCTCAAGCGGATCCCCGCCTCGGACGAGGACGTGCGGATCCTCTCGGAGTATCAGTGGCCGGGAAACGTCCGAGAGATGGCGGCGGTCATGGATCGCGCGGTGCTGATTGGCCAGGGGCGTGCGCTCGACGTCACGGCGGCCCTGGGTCACGCCGCCAGGCCTACGCCGGCATCGGCGCCAGGCCCGACCGGGGCCGCCGCCACGACCATCGAGCCGCTCGATGTCGTCGTGAGCCGCCACATCCAGGCGGCCGTGCAGACGACACACGGACGCATCGAGGGTCCGCACGGGGCCGCGCGGCTGCTCCGGATCAACCCCCACACGCTGCGCGCCCGCATGCGAAAGCTGAAGATCTCCTGGAGCAGCTTTCGTCCCCAGAAGAATTAG